The Methanohalophilus portucalensis genome window below encodes:
- a CDS encoding HVO_2753 family zinc finger protein, whose translation MEKVNYCTSCGVHLSDKGFARFACPECDTELGRCIKCRQQSNNYVCPKCGFMGP comes from the coding sequence ATGGAGAAGGTCAATTACTGTACCTCCTGCGGTGTACACCTTTCGGACAAGGGTTTTGCACGTTTTGCATGCCCCGAATGTGACACCGAACTTGGAAGATGCATAAAATGCAGACAGCAGAGTAACAATTACGTCTGTCCTAAATGTGGATTTATGGGTCCATGA
- a CDS encoding hydantoinase/oxoprolinase family protein, whose amino-acid sequence MKKLGIDIGGANTKIASADGAVCELHYVPLWKETKLPTVLKNISEKHNPSHVGVVMTGELADCYENKTAGVLGIMDIVRDSFGCEIDFLDQRGNFVKHTQDPASLAAANWMASASFIARKMKDCLFVDMGSTTSDLIPVKNGKVIAHNTDTQRLANNELLYQGVLRTNIAALLDSVAISQGNCRLASELFATSADAYLLLSDIDEDAYTCETADGQGKSEKEAARRLARVVCADLNEIDMADVREIAVAVKDRQKERLTEAISELCHKNDINTVLAAGLGEFLIKNTCDELGIECISLAEKWSLDISKVFPAYAVANLLE is encoded by the coding sequence ATGAAAAAACTCGGGATAGATATAGGAGGGGCAAATACAAAAATAGCCTCAGCAGACGGCGCTGTCTGTGAACTTCACTATGTACCCCTCTGGAAAGAAACAAAACTTCCAACGGTCCTGAAAAATATCTCAGAAAAGCACAATCCATCTCATGTGGGCGTTGTGATGACCGGAGAACTTGCCGATTGTTACGAAAACAAAACGGCAGGGGTCCTTGGCATTATGGATATTGTAAGAGACAGTTTTGGCTGTGAGATTGATTTTCTGGACCAGAGAGGTAATTTTGTAAAACATACACAAGATCCTGCCTCCCTTGCCGCAGCAAACTGGATGGCTTCTGCAAGTTTCATTGCCAGAAAAATGAAAGATTGCCTTTTTGTGGATATGGGTAGTACTACAAGTGATTTAATCCCTGTAAAAAACGGGAAAGTAATTGCACACAATACCGATACACAACGTCTTGCAAACAACGAATTATTGTATCAGGGTGTCCTGAGGACAAATATAGCGGCCCTGCTGGACAGTGTGGCGATAAGTCAGGGGAATTGCCGACTCGCCTCTGAGCTCTTTGCCACAAGCGCGGATGCTTACCTCCTCCTGTCCGATATCGATGAAGATGCATATACATGTGAAACTGCTGACGGACAAGGGAAATCAGAGAAAGAGGCTGCCAGGAGACTTGCAAGGGTTGTCTGCGCGGACCTGAATGAAATTGACATGGCAGATGTCAGAGAGATAGCAGTAGCTGTAAAGGATAGACAGAAAGAAAGGCTCACAGAAGCAATCTCAGAACTTTGCCACAAAAACGACATAAATACCGTCCTGGCAGCAGGACTTGGTGAATTTTTGATCAAAAACACATGTGATGAACTGGGTATTGAATGCATTTCACTTGCAGAGAAATGGAGCCTTGATATATCAAAGGTATTCCCCGCCTATGCAGTCGCCAATCTGCTGGAGTGA
- the thiI gene encoding tRNA uracil 4-sulfurtransferase ThiI: MNNIVIIRYGELSLKSPGVRSFFERTLVNNIKAMLDQQAVSYNRVIRDRGRIFVESNDVAAAEVCSNVFGVVSTSFAHKVDPNLKSAAEECAAIAGEFIAESESFAIRPRRSGNHSFTSADLGRICGDAVYEKLESLGRNPSVNLDNPDKEIFVEMRQNAAYVFTGISKGVGGLPVGTQGKMVVLVSGGIDSPVAAWLLMRRGVKIIPVFCNNAPFSDEATRQKAIKCVKVLNEWSAGNPIKMYEVPNGKNLQAIQDNCSLKNTCILCKRMMYRIAFEVMEKEKASGIITGSSLGQVASQTTFNLHAEIYGLGFPIYHPLISFDKTEIIDLARKIGTFDISTLSSAECGAVPERPEVRAMYDAVVEEEAKLDVDGLIDYSLANAKVLYEFE; this comes from the coding sequence ATGAACAATATAGTCATTATAAGATACGGTGAACTGTCCCTTAAAAGCCCGGGTGTACGCAGTTTTTTCGAACGTACACTGGTCAATAATATTAAAGCAATGCTTGATCAGCAGGCAGTTTCATATAATAGAGTTATCAGGGACAGGGGACGTATTTTTGTTGAATCAAATGACGTGGCAGCTGCAGAAGTATGTTCGAATGTTTTCGGGGTGGTCTCTACCTCTTTTGCCCATAAGGTCGATCCAAATTTGAAATCAGCCGCAGAGGAATGTGCTGCAATCGCTGGTGAGTTCATCGCAGAATCCGAATCGTTTGCAATCCGTCCACGTCGCTCGGGGAATCACTCTTTTACCTCCGCAGATTTAGGAAGAATTTGTGGCGATGCGGTGTATGAGAAACTTGAGTCCCTGGGAAGGAATCCTTCGGTGAATCTTGATAATCCTGATAAAGAGATATTTGTGGAAATGAGGCAAAACGCCGCTTATGTGTTTACGGGAATTTCCAAAGGTGTGGGTGGTCTGCCGGTGGGTACTCAGGGTAAAATGGTGGTTCTGGTATCAGGAGGAATAGATTCCCCGGTTGCTGCCTGGTTGCTGATGAGAAGGGGTGTAAAAATTATTCCTGTATTCTGCAATAATGCACCCTTTTCTGATGAAGCAACCCGACAGAAAGCCATCAAATGTGTGAAAGTGCTTAACGAGTGGTCTGCCGGCAACCCCATAAAAATGTATGAAGTTCCCAACGGAAAAAATTTACAGGCAATTCAGGACAACTGTTCTCTCAAAAATACCTGTATATTATGCAAGAGGATGATGTACAGGATTGCTTTTGAAGTTATGGAAAAAGAAAAAGCATCAGGTATTATTACCGGTTCATCCCTGGGTCAGGTGGCTTCCCAGACAACTTTCAACCTGCATGCTGAAATTTATGGTCTGGGATTTCCGATATATCATCCCCTCATAAGTTTTGACAAAACTGAAATAATCGATCTGGCCCGGAAAATAGGCACATTTGATATTTCTACTCTGAGTTCTGCAGAGTGTGGAGCTGTCCCTGAGCGTCCGGAGGTAAGGGCCATGTATGATGCGGTAGTCGAAGAAGAAGCAAAACTGGATGTTGATGGTCTTATTGACTATTCCCTGGCAAATGCCAAGGTATTGTATGAGTTTGAGTGA
- a CDS encoding elongation factor 1-beta, whose product MGDVAATIKIMPDGVERDLEEIKAKIAGVLPEGSELFGTAEEPIAFGLKAIKATVLVGDLEGGTEPVEEAIATIEGVESVQVEEVGRPV is encoded by the coding sequence ATGGGAGATGTTGCAGCTACTATTAAAATAATGCCCGATGGCGTAGAAAGAGATCTTGAAGAGATCAAAGCAAAGATCGCAGGTGTTTTGCCTGAAGGTTCAGAACTCTTCGGAACTGCCGAAGAGCCTATCGCATTTGGCCTCAAGGCCATTAAAGCTACAGTTCTTGTAGGCGACCTGGAAGGCGGAACCGAGCCTGTTGAGGAAGCCATAGCAACTATCGAAGGCGTCGAAAGCGTACAGGTAGAAGAAGTAGGAAGACCTGTCTGA
- a CDS encoding amino acid kinase family protein, with protein sequence MKEKVVLKLGGSLIKQGPELLLSLKSWAKDKKIQLLVVPGGGPFADIIRDMEKTAGFNDDTSHWLAILSMEQYGIYLREKTKIDTTATLRPFEGIRILLPYRLLTDNDDLPHSWEVTSDTIGAKFAQMTGAEYIKVTDVDGILQQGKLLREITASDIIRMGQSCVDTYLPHYLKQHEMNCTIVNGNYFSRITGTIMGNRDTSTYIRGKF encoded by the coding sequence ATGAAAGAGAAAGTTGTATTAAAATTGGGCGGGAGCCTGATAAAACAGGGGCCTGAATTACTGCTGTCACTTAAAAGTTGGGCAAAGGATAAAAAAATACAGTTGCTCGTGGTTCCCGGCGGAGGACCCTTTGCAGATATAATAAGGGACATGGAAAAGACAGCAGGTTTTAATGATGATACCTCTCACTGGCTGGCAATCCTATCTATGGAACAGTACGGCATATACCTCAGGGAAAAGACGAAAATTGATACAACTGCTACCCTCAGACCTTTTGAAGGGATACGAATTCTGCTACCCTACAGACTTCTTACAGATAACGACGACCTGCCTCATTCATGGGAGGTCACATCCGACACAATCGGTGCTAAATTTGCCCAAATGACAGGAGCAGAATATATTAAAGTAACAGATGTGGACGGAATCCTGCAACAGGGGAAATTATTACGGGAAATTACCGCTTCTGACATCATAAGAATGGGACAGAGTTGTGTGGATACCTATCTTCCACACTACCTCAAACAACATGAAATGAATTGCACTATTGTAAATGGTAACTATTTTTCCAGAATAACAGGGACTATTATGGGAAACAGGGATACAAGTACCTACATCAGGGGGAAATTTTAA